A single Lactuca sativa cultivar Salinas chromosome 8, Lsat_Salinas_v11, whole genome shotgun sequence DNA region contains:
- the LOC111896184 gene encoding flocculation protein FLO11-like: MADYRKLTPKEPRVLSLEQQAAMEAVDKPGNRGKWATTKKETIEEDKSKSSKLKKRKSEKGDSSKLKKIKKMAKKSKSPTPPSSENHEEDEEEEIRHDSPRGNTPPLSPTPTESPHNKLPTPPPSPKQIVPVSVVTIPPPTTSQTITSFPPPPPVSSIPISTTSLPPPIISQSTTTTIPEPTVGVNVSDTGVTTKTEPPVITKPLSPSHSTDSGATLGGANDEYDSTYFSPYRLPTDEDDDAPITSQHLQSIHEKLDKLLDDSKSYSGVVIKAFLDTAQQYTGSIDKSTKAVNESTSSCQKASADVADIVHTPQIFLESLKGHADTSTARVQDSVDFFSKSLQEEHTKFEDVRSSIQAENTSLLSSVSSGIESLHADLAKEKRVVFRSCAGDVTDMLTNILGAHDPILTMTIQNHLTTKLLPALSLLHEMKSVSERFISPKQGERDKVTTELKDNIASGSGSQAKRKEIEDDSDDDVEETIAEALKRKKRDRELDETLKITREAEERERRNKEEEEALN, from the exons ATGGCCGATTACCGTAAACTTACTCCTAAGGAACCGAGAGTCCTATCTCTGGAACAGCAGGCTGCCATGGAGGCTGTAGACAAGCCTGGAAACCGAGGGAAATGGGCTACAACCAAGAAGGAGACAATAGAGGAGGATAAGTCTAAGTCTTCTAAGTTAAAGAAGCGCAAGTCAGAGAAAGGGGATTCTTCTAAACTTAAGAAGATTAAAAAGATGGCAAAAAAGTCCAAGAGTCCTACTCCTCCTAGCTCAGAAAATCAcgaggaagatgaagaagaggaaaTTCGTCATGACTCACCGAGAGGTAATACTCCTCCCTTATCTCCTACTCCAACCGAATCTCCTCATAACAAACTTCCAACCCCACCTCCATCACCGAAACAGATTGTTCCTGTTTCGGTTGTTACTATTCCTCCACCTACCACATCACAAACAATAACTTCttttccaccaccaccaccagtttCTTCCATTCCTATTTCTACAACTTCCTTACCACCTCCTATAATTTCCCAATCCACCACCACTACTATTCCTGAACCGACAGTAggagtcaacgtatctgatacgggggtaaCTACTAAAACTGAACCTCCAGTCATCACTAAACCTCTTTCACCCTCACATTCAACCGATTCTGGTGCCACTCTCGGTGGTGCTAATGATGAGTATGACTCTACATACTTCAGTCCCTATCGGCTTCCTACTGATGAGGATGATGATGCTCCAATCACCAGCCAACACTTGCAGAGCATTCATGAGAAATTGGATAAATTGCTTGATGATAGCAAGTCCTATAGTGGTGTTGTGATAAAAGCCTTTTTGGACACTGCCCAGCAATACACTGGCTCCATTGACAAATCAACTAAGGCTGTTAATGAATCTACTTCTTCCTGTCAAAAGGCCTCTGCTGATGTTGCGGATATTGTTCATACTCCTCAGATTTTTCTCGAGTCTCTTAAAGGGCATGCTGATACAAGTACAGCCAGGGTGCAAGACTCTGTGGATTTTTTTTCCAAGTCCCTTCAAGAAGAGCACACCAAGTTTGAAGATGTTCGTTCTTCCATCCAAGCAGAGAACACTTCACTTCTTAGTTCAGTGTCTTCTGGGATTGAATCTCTTCATGCTGATCTCGCAAAAGAAA AGAGAGTTGTTTTTCGCAGCTGTGCAGGGGATGTGACGGATATGCTCACCAACATTCTTGGTGCTCATGATCCTATCCTCACTATGACCATTCAAAATCATCTCACTACTAAACTTCTTCCTGCCCTTTCCCTGTTACACGAGATGAAGAGTGTTTCGGAGAGATTTATTTCTCCAAAACAAGGGGAGAGG GATAAAGTTACCACCGAACTGAAGGATAATATAGCTTCAGGTTCTGGTTCACAAGCCAAGCGAAAGGAGATTGAAGATGATAGCgatgatgatgttgaggaaaccaTTGCTGAGGCTCTCAAAAGAAAGAAGAGAGACCGAGAGTTGGATGAAACTCTAAAAATTACAAGGGAAGCAGAGGagagggaaaggagaaacaaggaagaagaagaagccttGAACTGA